One genomic region from Henningerozyma blattae CBS 6284 chromosome 2, complete genome encodes:
- the AIM7 gene encoding Aim7p (similar to Saccharomyces cerevisiae YDR063W; ancestral locus Anc_8.178) codes for MSTALNHFSTDAKQQIQKFRISTSRSETIKFLPIMIDPKSYEIVIDEESKEELDEVTELSELGEALPDNKPRYILVAYPLTTKDGIKQTPLMLLYWIPATVVSQEYKMVYAGALEMVRNECGTTKLVEVTSGLEDDDAVEELKEQLEKK; via the coding sequence atgtCTACCGCTTTGAACCATTTTAGCACAGATGCTAAGcaacaaattcaaaaattccGTATATCTACTTCAAGATCAGAAACAATCAAGTTCTTGCCTATAATGATAGACCCCAAGAGTTATGAAATTGttattgatgaagaatctaaagaagaattggaTGAAGTCACTGAATTGAGTGAACTTGGTGAAGCTTTACCAGATAATAAACCAAGATATATTCTTGTTGCCTATCCATTAACCACAAAGGATGGTATTAAACAAACACCTTTAATGTTGTTATATTGGATCCCTGCCACTGTTGTTTCTCAAGAATATAAGATGGTTTATGCAGGTGCTTTAGAAATGGTTAGAAACGAATGTGGAACTACAAAATTGGTTGAAGTAACTTCCGGtttagaagatgatgatgccGTGGAGGAGTTGAAAGAACAGctcgaaaaaaaatag